The genome window TCAGGCTTCGCTACAAAATTAATTACCAAGTCCGGCGGCGCGAACTTTTCAAGTGCCACTGCCTGGACTACCGTTCTTGGAAAGCCGTCCAATATAAAACCCTTCCTACAATCTTCCTCTTGAAGCCTCTTCTTCACAACCTCGATCACCAGGTCATCCGGAACAAGGAGACCCTTATCGAGATATTCCTTGACTTTAAGACCCAGCTCAGAGCCCTTCTTCACCTCCTCTCGAAATATATCGCCGGTTGAAATATGTGGTATTCCATACTTCTCACGAACAGCATTTGCGTATGTTCCTTTGCCGACACCCGGAGGCCCTATGAATACGAGTTTCATCTAGACCACGTTGTCGATTAAAGAGCTTTAAAGAGTTAAAAATTTATTGAAGAAGGGCTTATTAACGCGACACGAATGACGTGGAAGTACGAGGATCTCGTTCTCTTGGCTGTTGAAAAAGGCTCTTCTCTAGGCGCTCAATACGTTGAGGCGCGGTATCACAAGCATTCACGAAGCAGCCTTGCCGCGAGAAACGGAGAGATAATAGGCGCGGAATCCTCGGTCAGTGAGGGAGTAGCCGTACGTGTAATTGCGGGGGGCGCGCTGGGCTTTGCCTCTACAAACGTGCTTACCAGGGAGGGGGTTCAAGATGCCGTGCAAAAAGCTGTACGGAAGGCCCAGGCACACTCCAAGCTTATGAAGAACCCTGTTGAGTATTCTCACGAGAGGCTTGGACGAGCCACTTATGAGGTAAATGAGCTTGTGCCCTTCGAGAACACCTCTGTCGAAGAAAAAGTATCCTATATTAAAGACCTATGGAAACAAGTGAGCTCATCTATCTCTACTGCGCGTGTTGCAACTCTAACTACATGGATTGGCGAAAGCCTGGAGGAGAAAGTTATAGCAAATAGCGACGGTGCTTTTATAAGGAGCAGGATTCCCCGACTGTCACTCGGTTACAATATTGTTGTCACTCTACCCTCGAAGGGCACTATTCAAAGGTTTTTCTCCCATGCTGGCTCAGGGGGATACGAGCTTCTCAAGAAGTGGAACGTGATAGGATATCTACCAGAAGATACAAGGAAGTTTGAGCAGATAATCTTGGAGGCTAAGTCTCCTCCAACAGATAAACCTGTCGACGTGGTGGTGGGGAGCGAGATCGTAGGCCTCATGGTCCACGAGAGCTCCGGGCACCCAAGCGAGGCTGACAGGATCCTGGGTAGGGAGGCTGCACAGGCGGGTAAGAGCTTCATAAAGCCGAACATGATAGGTGAGAGAATAGGGAGCGAGTATGCTACTGTGATAGACGACCCTACAATACCGGGTAGCAATGGATTCTACCTGTATGACGATGAAGGTGTTCCCGCCAGACCACGTTATCTTTACAAGGAGGGAAAGATAAACGAATTTCTCCACAACAGGTGGACAGCCAAGGTTTTCGGAGTTAGTAGTAATGCCGCCGCAAGGGCGATGAACTATGAGAGCGAACCTATCATAAGAATGGCCAATACTTACTTTAAGCCGGGAGACCACACGTTTGAGGAGCTCGTGGAGGGGGTGAAGTTTGGCGTTTACATAAAGAGCTACATGGAGTGGAACATCGATGACGAGAGGTGGAGCCAAAGGTATGGCGGCCTTGAAGCCTACCTCATCGAGAACGGTGAGTTGAGGCACCTAGTTAAGAATCCTGTTCTCGAGTTGACGACAAAAACCTTTTACAGCAGTGTAGACGCTGCGGACAAGAACCTAGAGTTCTACGCCGGCACATGTGGGAAGGGAGAGCCCATGCAGGGCGTACCAGTTTGGTTTGGAGGACCGAATGTTAGAATTAGGAATGTCTTGTTAAGGGTGATAGCCTGATGAAAGAACAGCTGTTAGAGATAGGGAAAAAAGTTGTTGAGAAAGCTTTGTCAATGGGATTTGATGAAGCAGCCGTTGACGTAAGGTCTACAGACAGCCTAATGGTTAAATTCGCTAATAGTGAGCCGAGTGTAATCCAGAATTGGGGCTCCACGGAGATAGGGGTTTATGTAACAAAGAATCAGAGAATCCTAGGGACGAGTGCACCCGTAAGCTCCCTCGACGACGCATACAAGATACTCTCGAATCTTTACACTATGCATACACAGTTGCCGCAAAGCATGCTGTATGCACCTCTACCCGAGCCCAAGAAGCCTGATCCTCTTCCAGGTCTTGTAGATAAGCACTTGATAGACGCCATAAATGAGCCTTCAAATGTCTCAGAAGCTATTGTGGAGGCCGTAAATAGATACAAGATCGACAGCTTTGCAGGCATGTTTCAGGCTACCCACGAAAGGAGGGCACTTGTGAATAGCAAGGGCGCAGAGCTCTTCGAGGAGGGAACATTCATGAAAATGTACATCCGGGCATTTGCGGGTGAGGGCTCAGGTCAATGGTCTCTCGGCTCGCGGAAGCTGAAGATAAAGGAAGTCGAGCACGTCGCAGAAACCGCTGCAGACTTTGCGTTCCGGTCACGAGTTCAGGAGGAGGTCCCACCAGGAAGATATAACATCCTCCTTTCGCCCATGGTGGCTGGAAATTTCTTCAACTACATAGCTGACATGGCTCTAGCTCACAGTGTGTTGATGGGAAGTTCTATCTTCATGAACTCCAAGCCTGGAGACAAAGTAGCAGCTGAGAAACTGACCATCGAGGATACTCCACGGAATGCCGAGCTTCCTGGGTCTACCTCGTTTGACGATGAGGGTATACCCACCTATGATAAGCCAATAATCGAGAAGGGTGTTCTGAAGACACTCTTACATAATACGAAGACTGCCGCGAAGTTCGGGTCTCAGACCACTGGGAACGCTGGTTTAATATTCCCGCGTCTATGGTCGCTTACAGTTCACAGGGGCGATTACAAGTTCGAGGAGCTTCTCAGTGAGATGAAGAACGGTCTAATAGTTACGAACAACTGGTATACGCGATTACAGAATTATGTTGAAGGAATCTTTTCTACCATAACCCGGGACGCCATATTCATAGTCAAAAATGGAGAAATAGTGGGAGCAGCCAAGAAGATGAGGATAGCTGACTCGTTCCCGCGGTTACTTCAAAACATTATTGCTCTCGGGGACACCCAGTACGACATGTACTGGTGGGAGGTCGATACCCCAACTAGAACTCCCTATATCCTTGTAAAGGATCTCGGGACAAGCAAGCATACAGCGTAAATCTTTTCCTTTAAATTTTTTATTTTTTGATGCCTCTTCTCGCAAGCCATATCGCGAAAACTGTGAAAATAACAATAGCTATTATCGTTATGTACACTCCATTCACATTAGGATACTTGCGTAACGCTGGAAGAGAGGGCTCAGCTGCAGCCTCAACGATCCTATTTTCAAGTAGTTTATCTCCCGAATAAAGGAGTACCGTAACGTTTCTATCCGTCACATATGGGAATACAACCTCCTTTACCTCTCGACTAAAGAGATAGACCTTTCTTGCCTGAGTATTAGTACCTTTAACCACAATGTACACGTAACCGCTGGGAGATTCAAGGTTTTGGACTGTGACGCGTAGCTGGGTTCCCTCAAGAACAACCTCTTTTATTGTAGCTTTGACCTCTGGGGGTTCACCAACAAGCTTGAGGCCGGGCATTTTAACCTCGAAAATATACATGTCCGGTGCTTCCTGCTCGTTATAGTTGATCCATAAAAGGCTTTTTAGACTTCTCGACGTAGGTCCCTGAGCAAACTTTGGCTCCCAGTCTAGCCCCAAGAGATCACTCCCATTAAAAGTGAACTCTATGACGTCTATCCAGCTTCTAGGATCTGTACTTGTAAAACTGTCCCTAACCTTAACTAGGTAAACAGAGTCATTGATAAGGCTGACATAATTGCTAGTGTTAAGGTAAACCATAACAGAGTAAACATAAGCCCCGTCAAATTTTGTCATCTTACCCGTGCCAGCCACGTCGCACAAAACGCTTTCTCCATATCTCTTCTCCATATCTGCGAGAACCCTGAAACTGAGAAGGCGAGGGTTATCCGAGAACATTAAGAGTATGTATCCTAGAGTCTGCGCCGACTCGTTTTTTATCCTGCTCTCAACACTCTTGTCTCCGAAGAGGCTTTTACCTTCGACAGTAAATGGGTGTAGCTTTGCCTCAACGACTACAGTGCCATCTCCATTAAAAGTCACTTTGAAGTTGAGGGCTATCCAGTAGGATGGCTGTCCATTGCTATAGTTTCCGTGCAGGGCTAGCAACGATACAAGTATCAATAATATAAACGCAAATGTATTCCTCATCCTAGCTCACCATCGAATACATAATCGATATACTCCAAGCTCATATAGCTCGGTATACAGCTACTCGTCAGCGTAGCGCCATAGTATTTAGTTTCCTCGAAGCCGAAGATTACGTGTCTTGCACTGAACAACCCCACGTTTGTAGTCATTCCGTCAAGCATATCCACATCTATCCATCCATAAGGTTCCACGTAGACCTCGGGCCACATGTGACCACCCCAATGGTTTAGAATAGCGTCTCCCTCCTCAGCAACTGTACTCATGTTGAGCCACATGTGCTCCTTGTAGCTTGTTAGCAGGAAGCCGTAGGCGCCCCTAGCGGGAATTCCCAGTGATCTAGCCATGGTAATGAAGACGTCGGCAACCTCTACACAGTCGCCCTGAATCCTGTAACCTCTCGGCGTGTAAATTAATGCGTGGTCGCTGCCACTCCTTCCAAGGTTCACCTGATAGTTAACTCTACTCACAACCCAGCTTGCAAGCCTCTGGACTGTTTTTAGGGGGGTGTCACTATAAGCCGCGTCGTAAGCTAACTTTACAATTGTCGTGTTGTAGATGTCCCAGTATCTGGTGGACCTTGTATACCTTTTAAGAATATTAAAGTTCGGCCATACACCCCTGCTTGCTGAGGGGTCTATTGAGTAACCAGTGACTGTGACCCTGTACGTCACGTTTATCCATATTTTTTCCCCTGGCTTGGCTACTATATAGGTTACAGCGAAAACGTTCCCATCCTCATCTACCTGGAATCTGATGGGCTTGGGTTCAATGTTCATTACAAAGCTTCTCTGAAACGTGGTATTCTGTGGTAGGGAGATGTAAACATAATCGTTAACGGATACATTGTTATTGTTCATGAGTAGGAATCGTCCCGTGATAGTATAAGTTACTTTAGAAGACTCCTTTAATCCAGTTTCACTGATCCCAACTTCAAGCCTAGGTATTACTAGTACTAATAGAAGTATCAGCAAGCAAACTTTCCTGAACAAAACACGCACCTGGGAACAAAACTGCGGGGGTTAATATTAATGCTATCGCGCCCCGAGTTTTAGCTTCAAGTCCCTCTATATGAGCATCAGAGTAAAGGATTCCCGCAGCTTTTCAATATACGTGATAAGTAATAGCCTCCTAGGGTTTAAATATAGTTCCTGACACGCCACGTATAATCTCTTCCAACTTGTCAAGATGGCCTATAATCGCTTTTCTCCCCGTAGCCCTGACAAACTCGATTACAGCCTCCACCTTGGGCCCCATGCTTCCCGGAGGAAAGTATCCTTTTTCTAGCAGCTCCTGTGCCTCCCGCAATCTGATCTCCCGGATGAGCTGCTGCTTCTCCGAACCATAGTCCAGATAGACGCCTTCAACATCTGTTAGAATCAGGAAGGACTCCGCATTAAGGGAGACCGCTAGCACTGAAGATGCAA of Thermofilum uzonense contains these proteins:
- a CDS encoding adenylate kinase, translated to MKLVFIGPPGVGKGTYANAVREKYGIPHISTGDIFREEVKKGSELGLKVKEYLDKGLLVPDDLVIEVVKKRLQEEDCRKGFILDGFPRTVVQAVALEKFAPPDLVINFVAKPEVIIERVSGRRVCSVCGAIYHVKYMPPKVPGVCDKCGGPLIQRRDDKPEVVRERLKIFEEQFTPIIRFYSEKGRLVTIEANEQADVVIPRILEILKKYF
- a CDS encoding TldD/PmbA family protein, encoding MTWKYEDLVLLAVEKGSSLGAQYVEARYHKHSRSSLAARNGEIIGAESSVSEGVAVRVIAGGALGFASTNVLTREGVQDAVQKAVRKAQAHSKLMKNPVEYSHERLGRATYEVNELVPFENTSVEEKVSYIKDLWKQVSSSISTARVATLTTWIGESLEEKVIANSDGAFIRSRIPRLSLGYNIVVTLPSKGTIQRFFSHAGSGGYELLKKWNVIGYLPEDTRKFEQIILEAKSPPTDKPVDVVVGSEIVGLMVHESSGHPSEADRILGREAAQAGKSFIKPNMIGERIGSEYATVIDDPTIPGSNGFYLYDDEGVPARPRYLYKEGKINEFLHNRWTAKVFGVSSNAAARAMNYESEPIIRMANTYFKPGDHTFEELVEGVKFGVYIKSYMEWNIDDERWSQRYGGLEAYLIENGELRHLVKNPVLELTTKTFYSSVDAADKNLEFYAGTCGKGEPMQGVPVWFGGPNVRIRNVLLRVIA
- a CDS encoding TldD/PmbA family protein — translated: MKEQLLEIGKKVVEKALSMGFDEAAVDVRSTDSLMVKFANSEPSVIQNWGSTEIGVYVTKNQRILGTSAPVSSLDDAYKILSNLYTMHTQLPQSMLYAPLPEPKKPDPLPGLVDKHLIDAINEPSNVSEAIVEAVNRYKIDSFAGMFQATHERRALVNSKGAELFEEGTFMKMYIRAFAGEGSGQWSLGSRKLKIKEVEHVAETAADFAFRSRVQEEVPPGRYNILLSPMVAGNFFNYIADMALAHSVLMGSSIFMNSKPGDKVAAEKLTIEDTPRNAELPGSTSFDDEGIPTYDKPIIEKGVLKTLLHNTKTAAKFGSQTTGNAGLIFPRLWSLTVHRGDYKFEELLSEMKNGLIVTNNWYTRLQNYVEGIFSTITRDAIFIVKNGEIVGAAKKMRIADSFPRLLQNIIALGDTQYDMYWWEVDTPTRTPYILVKDLGTSKHTA
- a CDS encoding transglutaminase-like domain-containing protein; this encodes MFRKVCLLILLLVLVIPRLEVGISETGLKESSKVTYTITGRFLLMNNNNVSVNDYVYISLPQNTTFQRSFVMNIEPKPIRFQVDEDGNVFAVTYIVAKPGEKIWINVTYRVTVTGYSIDPSASRGVWPNFNILKRYTRSTRYWDIYNTTIVKLAYDAAYSDTPLKTVQRLASWVVSRVNYQVNLGRSGSDHALIYTPRGYRIQGDCVEVADVFITMARSLGIPARGAYGFLLTSYKEHMWLNMSTVAEEGDAILNHWGGHMWPEVYVEPYGWIDVDMLDGMTTNVGLFSARHVIFGFEETKYYGATLTSSCIPSYMSLEYIDYVFDGELG